One Streptomyces sp. B21-105 genomic region harbors:
- the aceB gene encoding malate synthase A, producing MSAPAPSPLAIVDAEPLPRQEEVLNPAALAFVAALHHRFTPRRDELLARRAERRAEIARTSTLGFLPETAAIRADDSWRVAPSPAALDDRRVEITGPTDRKMTINALNSGARVWLADFEDASAPTWENVVLGQVNLADAYTRAIDFTDPASGKSYALKENSELATVVMRPRGWHLDERHLVDADGRAVPGALVDFGLYFFHNARRLLDLGKGPYFYLPKTESHLEARLWNDVFVFAQDYVGIPQGTVRATVLIETITAAYEMEEILYELRDHASGLNAGRWDYLFSIVKNFRDGGAKFVLPDRNAVTMTAPFMRAYTELLVRTCHKRGAHAIGGMAAFIPSRRDAEVNKVAFEKVKADKDREANDGFDGSWVAHPDLVPIAMESFDRVLGDRPNQKGRLREDVHVEAADLIAVDSLDARPTYPGLVNAVQVGIRYIEAWLRGLGAVAIFNLMEDAATAEISRSQIWQWINAGVEFENGEKATPELARKVAAEELAAIRAEIGEEAFAAGHWQQAHDLLLTVALDEDYADFLTLPAYEQLKG from the coding sequence ATGTCCGCACCAGCGCCGTCCCCGCTGGCCATCGTCGACGCCGAGCCCCTGCCGCGGCAGGAGGAGGTCCTCAACCCGGCGGCGCTCGCCTTCGTGGCCGCCCTGCACCACCGGTTCACGCCGCGCCGCGACGAACTCCTCGCCCGCCGCGCGGAGCGCCGCGCCGAGATCGCCCGCACGTCCACCCTCGGCTTCCTCCCGGAGACCGCCGCGATCCGCGCGGACGACTCCTGGCGGGTGGCGCCCTCCCCCGCGGCCCTGGACGACCGCCGGGTCGAGATCACCGGCCCCACCGACCGCAAGATGACGATCAACGCGCTCAACTCCGGGGCCCGGGTCTGGCTCGCCGACTTCGAGGACGCCTCCGCGCCGACCTGGGAGAACGTCGTCCTCGGTCAGGTCAACCTGGCGGACGCCTACACACGCGCCATCGACTTCACCGACCCGGCGTCCGGCAAGTCGTACGCGCTGAAGGAGAACAGCGAGCTCGCCACCGTCGTGATGCGGCCGCGTGGCTGGCATCTCGACGAGCGGCACCTCGTCGACGCCGACGGCCGCGCGGTGCCCGGCGCACTCGTCGACTTCGGCCTCTACTTCTTCCACAACGCCCGGCGTCTCCTCGACCTCGGCAAGGGCCCGTACTTCTACCTGCCGAAGACGGAGTCGCACCTGGAGGCCCGCCTGTGGAACGACGTGTTCGTCTTCGCGCAGGATTACGTCGGCATCCCGCAGGGCACCGTCCGCGCCACCGTGCTCATCGAGACGATCACGGCCGCCTACGAGATGGAGGAGATCCTCTACGAACTCCGCGACCACGCCTCGGGGTTGAACGCGGGCCGCTGGGACTACCTGTTCTCCATCGTCAAGAACTTCCGTGACGGCGGCGCCAAGTTCGTCCTGCCGGACCGCAACGCTGTGACGATGACCGCCCCGTTCATGCGCGCCTACACCGAACTGCTCGTCCGCACCTGCCACAAGCGCGGCGCGCACGCCATCGGCGGCATGGCCGCGTTCATCCCGTCGCGCCGCGACGCCGAGGTCAACAAGGTCGCCTTCGAGAAGGTCAAGGCCGACAAGGACCGCGAGGCGAACGACGGTTTCGACGGCTCCTGGGTGGCCCACCCCGACCTGGTGCCGATCGCCATGGAGTCCTTCGACCGGGTCCTCGGCGACCGGCCGAACCAGAAGGGCCGGCTGCGCGAGGACGTCCACGTCGAGGCCGCCGACCTGATCGCCGTCGACTCGCTCGACGCCAGGCCGACCTATCCCGGTCTGGTCAACGCCGTGCAGGTGGGCATCCGTTACATCGAGGCGTGGCTGCGCGGCCTGGGCGCGGTCGCCATCTTCAACCTCATGGAGGACGCTGCGACCGCCGAGATCTCCCGCTCCCAGATCTGGCAGTGGATCAACGCCGGGGTGGAGTTCGAGAACGGCGAGAAGGCCACCCCCGAGCTGGCCCGCAAGGTCGCCGCCGAGGAGCTCGCCGCGATCCGCGCCGAGATCGGCGAGGAGGCCTTCGCGGCCGGCCACTGGCAGCAGGCGCACGACCTGCTGCTGACGGTCGCCCTCGACGAGGACTACGCGGACTTCCTCACCCTGCCCGCCTACGAACAGCTCAAGGGCTGA
- a CDS encoding nucleotidyltransferase family protein, whose translation MTHTEDGTAARAQGQVVGLILAAGGGRRLGGRPKALLEHRGRPLVEHAVRTLRAAGCARVHVVLGAAADVVRERARLDGCVLVENPDWAQGMGTSLRAGLASLTRSAPPADPTADPTAGGARAALVLLVDQPGIGPEAVARVLAAYEGESSLVSAAYDGERGHPVLFGARHWAGVAATATGDRGARAYLSEHQAAITLVECGDLARPFDIDTPEDLAHLE comes from the coding sequence ATGACACACACGGAAGACGGGACCGCGGCCCGCGCGCAGGGCCAGGTCGTGGGCCTGATCCTCGCGGCGGGCGGGGGCCGGCGGCTCGGCGGGCGGCCCAAGGCGCTGCTCGAACACCGGGGACGCCCCCTGGTGGAGCACGCGGTGCGGACGCTGCGCGCGGCGGGCTGCGCGCGCGTGCACGTGGTGCTCGGGGCCGCCGCCGACGTCGTACGGGAGCGGGCCCGGCTGGACGGGTGCGTGCTGGTGGAGAACCCCGACTGGGCGCAGGGGATGGGCACTTCACTGCGCGCCGGACTCGCCTCGCTGACCCGTTCCGCACCGCCGGCCGACCCCACGGCCGACCCCACGGCGGGCGGCGCGCGGGCGGCGCTGGTCCTCCTCGTCGACCAGCCCGGCATCGGGCCGGAGGCGGTGGCGCGGGTGCTCGCGGCGTACGAGGGCGAGTCCTCGCTCGTGTCCGCCGCCTACGACGGCGAGCGCGGCCATCCGGTGCTGTTCGGCGCCCGTCACTGGGCGGGCGTCGCCGCGACCGCGACCGGCGACCGGGGGGCACGCGCCTATCTGAGCGAGCACCAGGCGGCGATCACACTCGTCGAGTGCGGTGACCTGGCACGGCCGTTCGACATCGACACGCCAGAGGATCTCGCGCACCTCGAGTGA
- a CDS encoding DUF5955 family protein: MLRSLGQRAVTGSDEDPRVAELRTAVSRLRRELATHPAEFPDRVIAEDELAALAAMATHGTPEVPRMRRSLLLIAGAIGSVSALARGLSDVRSAVELFGQAPRR, translated from the coding sequence GTGTTGCGGAGCTTGGGGCAGAGGGCAGTGACCGGCAGCGACGAGGATCCGAGGGTGGCGGAACTGCGGACCGCGGTGTCCCGGCTGCGCCGTGAACTCGCCACGCATCCGGCGGAGTTCCCCGACCGGGTCATCGCCGAGGACGAACTCGCCGCGCTCGCCGCGATGGCGACCCACGGAACTCCGGAGGTCCCCCGGATGCGCCGCTCCCTGCTGCTGATCGCCGGCGCCATCGGCTCGGTGAGCGCACTGGCGCGCGGCCTGTCCGACGTGCGCAGTGCTGTGGAGCTCTTCGGGCAGGCCCCGCGCCGCTGA
- a CDS encoding IclR family transcriptional regulator — MPTSSASTTDSAKSAGGGVQSLERAFDLLERMADAGGEVGLSELSASSGLPLPTIHRLMRTLVACGYVRQQANRRYALGPRLIRLGESASRLLGTWARPYLARLVEETGETANMALLDGDEIVYVAQVPSKHSMRMFTEVGRRVLPHSTGVGKALLAGFPDDEVRALLSRTGMPAATDKTITTPEGFLAALAEVRRAGFAVDDNEQEIGVRCLAVSVPDSPTAAAVSISGPAGRVTEEATQRIVPVLQQVAAELSQALTNSGNGVG, encoded by the coding sequence GTGCCGACGTCGAGCGCCAGCACCACCGACTCCGCCAAGTCCGCCGGCGGAGGGGTCCAGTCCCTCGAGCGCGCCTTCGATCTCCTCGAGCGGATGGCGGACGCGGGGGGCGAGGTCGGCCTGAGCGAGCTGTCCGCGAGCAGCGGTCTGCCGCTGCCCACCATCCACCGTCTGATGCGCACCCTGGTGGCCTGCGGCTACGTCCGCCAGCAGGCCAACCGCCGCTACGCGCTGGGCCCCCGGCTGATCCGGCTCGGCGAGTCCGCCTCCCGGCTGCTGGGCACCTGGGCCCGCCCCTATCTGGCCCGCCTGGTCGAGGAGACCGGCGAGACGGCGAACATGGCGCTGCTCGACGGCGACGAGATCGTGTACGTGGCGCAGGTGCCGTCCAAGCACTCGATGCGGATGTTCACCGAGGTCGGACGCCGGGTGCTGCCGCACTCCACGGGCGTCGGCAAGGCCCTGCTGGCCGGCTTCCCCGACGACGAGGTGCGCGCCCTGCTCTCCCGCACCGGCATGCCCGCCGCCACGGACAAGACGATCACCACGCCGGAGGGCTTCCTGGCGGCGCTGGCAGAGGTACGGCGGGCCGGCTTCGCCGTCGACGACAACGAACAGGAGATCGGCGTCCGCTGCCTCGCGGTGTCGGTGCCCGACTCCCCCACCGCCGCCGCCGTCTCCATCTCCGGCCCGGCGGGCCGCGTCACGGAGGAGGCCACGCAGCGGATCGTGCCGGTGCTCCAGCAGGTGGCGGCGGAACTCTCGCAAGCACTGACCAACTCCGGCAACGGAGTGGGCTGA
- the allB gene encoding allantoinase AllB: MSEAELVLRSTRVITPEGTRPAAVAVAGGTIAAVLPYDAPVPEGARLEDFGDDVLLPGLVDTHVHVNDPGRTHWEGFWTATRAAAAGGITTLVDMPLNSLPPTTTVEHLRLKREVAADKAHIDVGFWGGALPDNGKDLRPLHDSGVFGFKAFLSPSGVDEFPHLDQDGLARSLAEIAGFDGLLIVHAEDPHHLDAAPQRGGPRYADFLASRPRDAEDTAVAHLVAQARRLHARVHVLHLSSSDALPLIAAAKADGVRITAETCPHYLTLTSEEVPDGASEFKCCPPIREAANQDLLWQALADGTIDCVVTDHSPSTADLKTDDFATAWGGISGLQLSLAAVWTEARRRGHGLEDVVRWMSTRTAALVGLDRKGAIEAGRDADFAVLAPDETFTVDPAALQHRNRVTAYAGRTLHGVVKSTWLRGERIVSDGEFTEPRGRLLTRSP, from the coding sequence GTGTCCGAGGCCGAACTGGTGCTGCGCTCGACACGCGTCATCACTCCCGAGGGGACGCGCCCCGCCGCGGTCGCCGTGGCGGGCGGCACGATCGCGGCCGTCCTGCCCTACGACGCCCCCGTCCCCGAGGGCGCCCGTCTGGAGGACTTCGGCGACGACGTCCTGCTGCCCGGCCTCGTCGACACGCACGTGCATGTCAACGACCCCGGCCGCACGCACTGGGAGGGCTTCTGGACCGCCACCCGCGCGGCGGCGGCCGGCGGCATCACCACCCTCGTCGACATGCCCCTGAACTCCCTGCCGCCGACCACCACGGTCGAACACCTGCGCCTCAAGCGGGAGGTCGCCGCGGACAAGGCGCACATCGACGTCGGCTTCTGGGGCGGCGCCCTGCCCGACAACGGCAAGGACCTGCGCCCCCTGCACGACAGCGGGGTGTTCGGCTTCAAGGCGTTCCTCTCCCCGTCGGGCGTGGACGAGTTCCCGCACCTCGACCAGGACGGCCTGGCCCGGTCCCTGGCCGAGATCGCCGGCTTCGACGGCCTGCTGATCGTGCACGCGGAGGACCCGCACCACCTGGACGCGGCCCCGCAGCGCGGCGGCCCCCGGTATGCCGACTTCCTCGCCAGCCGCCCGCGCGACGCCGAGGACACCGCCGTCGCGCACCTCGTCGCCCAGGCCCGGCGGCTCCACGCGCGCGTGCACGTCCTGCACCTCTCCTCCAGCGACGCGCTCCCGCTGATCGCCGCCGCCAAGGCCGACGGCGTCCGGATCACCGCCGAGACCTGCCCGCACTATCTGACCCTGACCTCCGAGGAAGTGCCCGACGGGGCCAGCGAGTTCAAGTGCTGCCCGCCCATCCGCGAAGCCGCCAACCAGGACCTGCTGTGGCAGGCCCTCGCCGACGGCACGATCGACTGCGTGGTCACGGACCACTCGCCGTCCACGGCCGACCTGAAGACCGACGACTTCGCGACCGCGTGGGGCGGCATCTCCGGCCTGCAGCTCAGTCTCGCGGCGGTCTGGACCGAGGCGCGCAGACGGGGCCACGGCCTCGAGGACGTCGTGCGGTGGATGTCCACGCGCACGGCCGCGCTCGTGGGCCTCGACCGCAAGGGCGCGATCGAGGCGGGCCGGGACGCCGACTTCGCCGTCCTCGCCCCCGACGAGACCTTCACCGTCGACCCGGCGGCGCTCCAGCACCGCAACCGCGTCACGGCGTACGCCGGCAGAACCCTCCACGGCGTCGTGAAGTCCACCTGGCTGCGGGGCGAACGCATCGTCTCCGACGGCGAGTTCACCGAGCCGAGGGGGCGGCTGCTCACCCGCAGCCCCTGA
- the alc gene encoding allantoicase: MTATTNFTGDANPYTGGDPYADYRAADLPFTRYVDLADRRLGGAVVAANDEFFAQRENLLLPGPAEFDPERFGHKGKIMDGWETRRRRGVSADQPWPTADDHDWALVRLGAPGVIRGIVVDTAHFRGNYPQAVSVEGVSVAGSPSPEELLGDDVKWTTLVPRTPVGGHAANGFAVATEQRFTHLRVNQHPDGGIARLRVYGEVVPDPGWLAVLGAFDVAALENGGLVEDASDLFYSPAVHTIQPGRSRKMDDGWETRRRRDRGNDWIRYRLAAQARIRALEIDTAYLKGNSAGWASVSVKDGEDGAWIEILPRTRLQPDTDHRFVLPEPAVGTHARVDIYPDGGISRLRLFGSLTEEGARRLTARHQELGG; the protein is encoded by the coding sequence GTGACGGCGACGACGAATTTCACCGGCGACGCGAACCCCTACACAGGCGGCGACCCGTACGCGGACTACCGCGCCGCCGACCTCCCCTTCACCCGGTACGTCGACCTCGCCGACCGGCGGCTCGGCGGCGCGGTCGTCGCCGCCAACGACGAGTTCTTCGCCCAGCGCGAGAACCTTCTCCTGCCCGGACCGGCCGAGTTCGACCCGGAGCGCTTCGGGCACAAGGGCAAGATCATGGACGGCTGGGAGACGCGCCGCCGCCGCGGGGTCTCCGCCGACCAGCCGTGGCCGACCGCCGACGACCACGACTGGGCGCTCGTGCGTCTCGGCGCACCCGGCGTGATCCGGGGCATCGTCGTCGACACGGCCCACTTCCGCGGCAACTACCCGCAGGCGGTGTCGGTCGAGGGCGTGTCGGTGGCGGGCTCGCCGTCGCCCGAGGAGCTCCTCGGGGACGACGTGAAGTGGACGACGCTGGTCCCCCGCACGCCGGTCGGCGGCCACGCGGCGAACGGGTTCGCCGTGGCGACGGAGCAGCGCTTCACGCATCTGCGGGTCAACCAGCACCCCGACGGCGGCATCGCCCGCCTGCGCGTGTACGGCGAGGTCGTCCCCGACCCCGGGTGGCTGGCGGTGCTCGGCGCCTTCGACGTGGCCGCCCTGGAGAACGGCGGCCTGGTCGAGGACGCCTCCGACCTCTTCTACTCGCCTGCGGTCCACACCATCCAGCCGGGCCGCTCCCGCAAGATGGACGACGGCTGGGAGACGCGCCGGCGCCGCGACCGGGGCAACGACTGGATCCGCTACCGGCTGGCCGCCCAGGCTCGGATCCGCGCGCTGGAGATCGACACCGCGTACCTGAAGGGCAACAGCGCCGGCTGGGCCTCGGTGTCGGTCAAGGACGGCGAGGACGGCGCGTGGATCGAGATCCTGCCGCGCACCCGCCTGCAGCCCGACACCGACCACCGCTTCGTCCTGCCTGAGCCCGCGGTCGGGACGCACGCGCGCGTGGACATCTATCCGGACGGCGGCATCTCCCGCCTGCGTCTGTTCGGCTCGCTGACGGAGGAGGGCGCACGCCGCCTCACGGCCCGCCACCAGGAGCTGGGCGGCTGA
- a CDS encoding Gfo/Idh/MocA family protein translates to MRIGVIGTGRIGTIHANTLSRHREVGSLILTDADQARAQELALRLGETAAPGVDEIFRWGVDAVVITTATSAHAELIGRAARSGLPVFCEKPIALDLAGTLQAIAEVESAGTILQMGFQRRFDAGYTGAREAVRSGRLGRLHTVRSLTSDESAPPAAWLPVSGGIYRDALIHDFDCLRWVTGREVADVYAAGSDAGPAMFREAGDVDTAAVVLTLDDGALATATATRLNGAGYDVRMELAGELDQIVVGLDDRTPIASTEPTGPPAADKPWTGFLERFEPAYTAELNAFVDVVRGDRANPCDGREALQALRIAEACEVSRRERRAVRLTEIPASLGTE, encoded by the coding sequence ATGCGCATCGGGGTCATCGGGACGGGCCGCATAGGCACCATTCATGCGAACACACTCAGCCGTCACCGCGAGGTCGGATCCCTGATCCTGACGGACGCGGACCAGGCGCGGGCCCAGGAGCTCGCGCTGCGGCTGGGCGAGACGGCCGCCCCAGGGGTGGACGAGATCTTCCGCTGGGGCGTGGACGCCGTGGTCATCACGACGGCCACCTCGGCCCACGCCGAACTGATCGGTCGGGCAGCACGCTCCGGGCTCCCGGTCTTCTGCGAGAAGCCGATCGCCCTGGACCTGGCGGGGACCTTACAGGCGATCGCCGAGGTCGAGAGCGCGGGCACGATCCTCCAGATGGGCTTCCAGCGCCGCTTCGACGCGGGGTACACGGGGGCCCGGGAGGCGGTGCGCTCGGGACGCCTCGGACGGCTGCACACGGTGCGGTCGCTGACCTCCGACGAGTCCGCGCCGCCGGCCGCCTGGCTGCCGGTGTCCGGCGGGATCTACCGGGACGCGCTCATCCACGACTTCGACTGTCTGCGCTGGGTGACCGGGCGCGAGGTGGCGGACGTGTACGCGGCCGGGTCCGACGCCGGTCCCGCGATGTTCCGCGAGGCGGGGGACGTGGACACGGCGGCCGTGGTCCTCACCCTCGACGACGGCGCCCTCGCCACCGCCACGGCGACGCGGCTCAACGGGGCGGGCTACGACGTCCGCATGGAGCTGGCCGGGGAGCTGGACCAGATCGTCGTGGGTCTGGACGACCGCACGCCGATCGCGTCCACCGAGCCCACCGGTCCGCCGGCCGCGGACAAGCCGTGGACGGGCTTCCTGGAACGCTTCGAACCCGCTTACACAGCGGAGCTGAACGCCTTCGTGGACGTCGTCCGCGGAGACCGCGCCAACCCCTGCGACGGCCGGGAGGCCCTGCAGGCCCTGCGCATCGCCGAGGCCTGCGAGGTGTCCCGCCGGGAACGCCGGGCGGTACGCCTCACGGAGATCCCGGCGTCCCTCGGGACGGAGTGA
- a CDS encoding GntR family transcriptional regulator gives MQLELRVDRSSPVPLYFQLAQQLEAAIEHGSLTPGSLLGNEIELAARLGLSRPTVRQAIQSLVDKGLLVRRRGVGTQVVHSQVKRPLELSSLYDDLEAAGQRPATTVLVNTVLPASAEVAAALGVAEGSDVHRVERLRLAHGEPMAYLCNHLPSGLLDLDTAQLQATGLYRLMRAAGITLHSARQSIGARAATADEAERLAEERGAPLLTMQRTTFDDTGRAVEFGDHIYRPTRYSFEFQLLVRP, from the coding sequence GTGCAGCTGGAACTACGTGTGGACCGCAGTTCTCCGGTGCCGTTGTACTTCCAGCTCGCCCAGCAGCTGGAGGCCGCGATCGAGCACGGCTCGCTCACCCCCGGCAGCCTGCTGGGCAACGAGATCGAGCTCGCCGCACGGCTCGGCCTGTCCCGGCCGACCGTCCGCCAGGCGATCCAGTCCCTCGTCGACAAGGGCCTCCTGGTGCGCCGCCGGGGCGTCGGCACGCAGGTCGTGCACAGCCAGGTCAAACGCCCCCTGGAGCTCAGCAGCCTCTACGACGACCTGGAGGCGGCCGGGCAGCGTCCGGCGACGACGGTCCTGGTCAACACCGTGCTGCCGGCGTCCGCCGAGGTCGCGGCCGCGCTCGGGGTGGCCGAGGGCAGCGACGTCCACCGGGTGGAACGGCTGCGGCTGGCGCACGGCGAGCCGATGGCGTACCTGTGCAACCACCTGCCCTCCGGTCTGCTCGACCTCGACACCGCACAGCTCCAGGCCACCGGCCTGTACCGGCTGATGCGGGCCGCCGGGATCACCCTGCACAGCGCCCGCCAGTCCATCGGCGCCCGCGCCGCCACCGCCGACGAGGCCGAGCGGCTCGCCGAGGAGCGGGGCGCCCCGCTGCTGACCATGCAGCGCACCACCTTCGACGACACCGGCCGCGCGGTCGAGTTCGGCGACCACATCTACCGCCCGACCCGCTACTCCTTCGAGTTCCAGCTGCTCGTGCGCCCCTGA
- a CDS encoding ROK family glucokinase, with translation MSTYGNFSAPIGSRRAPALRTVGPRERRSHLTAPRVPTVGIDIGGTKVMAGVVDADGNILEKVRTETPDKSKSPKVVEDTIVELVLDLSDRHDVHAVGVGAAGWVDADRNRVLFAPHLSWRNEPLRDRLSGRLAVPVLVDNDANTAAWAEWRFGAGRGEDHLVMITLGTGIGGAILEDGQVKRGKYGVAGEFGHMQVVPGGHRCPCGNRGCWEQYSSGNALVREAKELAAADSPVAYGIIEHVKGQIGDISGPMITELAREGDAMCIELLQDIGQWLGVGIANLAAALDPSCFVIGGGVSAADDLLISPARDAFKRQLTGRGYRPEARIVRAQLGPEAGMVGAADLARLVARRFRRAKRRRVERYERFERFTEAARRTQDTA, from the coding sequence ATGAGCACCTACGGCAACTTCAGCGCCCCGATCGGCTCCCGCCGCGCCCCCGCACTTCGCACGGTGGGCCCCAGGGAGCGCCGCTCGCACCTCACCGCGCCCCGGGTGCCCACGGTGGGCATCGACATCGGCGGCACCAAGGTGATGGCGGGCGTCGTCGACGCCGACGGCAACATCCTGGAGAAGGTCCGCACCGAGACGCCGGACAAGTCGAAGAGCCCCAAGGTCGTCGAGGACACGATCGTCGAGCTGGTCCTGGACCTGTCCGACCGCCACGACGTGCACGCCGTCGGCGTCGGGGCGGCGGGCTGGGTCGACGCCGACCGCAACCGTGTGCTGTTCGCGCCCCATCTGTCCTGGCGCAACGAACCCCTCAGGGACCGCCTCTCCGGCCGCCTCGCGGTGCCCGTCCTCGTCGACAACGACGCCAACACCGCCGCCTGGGCGGAGTGGCGCTTCGGCGCGGGCCGCGGCGAGGACCACCTCGTCATGATCACCCTCGGTACCGGCATCGGCGGCGCGATCCTCGAGGACGGCCAGGTCAAGCGCGGCAAGTACGGCGTCGCCGGCGAGTTCGGCCATATGCAGGTCGTGCCCGGCGGCCACCGCTGCCCGTGCGGCAACCGCGGCTGCTGGGAGCAGTACAGCTCGGGCAACGCGCTGGTCAGGGAGGCCAAGGAACTGGCCGCGGCCGACTCGCCGGTGGCCTACGGCATCATCGAGCACGTCAAGGGGCAGATCGGGGACATCAGCGGCCCCATGATCACCGAGCTGGCCCGCGAGGGCGACGCCATGTGCATCGAGCTGCTCCAGGACATCGGCCAGTGGCTCGGCGTCGGCATCGCCAACCTCGCCGCGGCCCTCGACCCGTCCTGCTTCGTGATCGGCGGCGGCGTCTCGGCCGCCGACGACCTGCTGATCAGCCCCGCGCGGGACGCGTTCAAGCGCCAGCTCACCGGTCGCGGCTACCGCCCCGAGGCCCGGATAGTGCGTGCCCAGCTCGGCCCCGAGGCCGGCATGGTCGGCGCCGCGGACCTGGCCCGTCTGGTGGCCCGCAGGTTCCGGCGCGCCAAGCGCCGCCGCGTGGAGCGCTACGAGCGCTTCGAACGGTTCACGGAGGCGGCCCGCCGCACCCAGGACACGGCTTGA
- a CDS encoding sugar kinase, whose translation MTASLPRQAASFGEPPHPPEDRRHMIRRRALTLLIIVLLIGGPAGYLAISAGQSRDSGKDKAAKWSATGLTEGWPSKVQRRLYQVPVPHPANNVAYYETNNWKTSRLYVQFQTTHAGLDQFLAEIGVSRDDLKKGDIAISDRDQEITGWKFSGPGSRPGDDLGIVVERKNPQPTLDIVVNTGNTVFPLVYVVSRTVP comes from the coding sequence ATGACTGCTTCGCTGCCCCGCCAGGCCGCGTCCTTTGGCGAGCCGCCCCACCCGCCGGAGGACCGCCGGCACATGATCCGCCGCAGGGCGCTCACCCTGCTGATCATCGTGCTGCTCATCGGCGGCCCGGCCGGCTACCTGGCGATCTCCGCCGGCCAGAGCCGCGACAGCGGCAAGGACAAGGCGGCGAAGTGGTCGGCGACCGGCCTGACCGAGGGCTGGCCGTCGAAGGTGCAGCGCCGCCTGTACCAGGTGCCGGTCCCGCACCCCGCCAACAACGTCGCCTACTACGAGACGAACAACTGGAAGACCAGCCGGCTCTACGTGCAGTTCCAGACCACGCACGCCGGCCTCGACCAGTTCCTCGCGGAGATCGGCGTCAGCCGGGACGACCTGAAGAAGGGCGACATCGCCATCAGCGACCGCGACCAGGAGATCACCGGCTGGAAGTTCTCCGGCCCCGGCTCCCGTCCCGGGGACGACCTCGGCATCGTCGTCGAGCGGAAGAACCCGCAGCCGACGCTGGACATCGTCGTGAACACCGGAAACACGGTCTTCCCGCTCGTGTACGTCGTCTCCCGCACGGTCCCCTGA